The following is a genomic window from Prunus persica cultivar Lovell chromosome G7, Prunus_persica_NCBIv2, whole genome shotgun sequence.
accatGAATCGAAATTGAAACcaatttgattactaaaatgcaCTTCTTGTTGGATTATTCTTAATAGGTTAGTTCCCTAGGAATTAGAATACCCTCCCACCCAATACtccaattcctccaaaatctAGAATTCAGCTCTTGATTTCGGATGGCCTCACTTGCATTTTCATTCCTGAATCCTTAATGAGataatgaaacaaatttcGGCATCAGCCGATCTAGGCCATACATATTGAATGAAATTCTGAATGAATAGTGATTAGTCAATTCCGTCATTCTATGGATTACTACAGATTACGAGAGCATCCTAAGAACGAGCTAACCAGATTTTTCGTCCCTGCCGAAATCTGATTGCAGAGAACCTGTTTGGTTGAGGTGACTAACATCACCCCAGGATTTTACGGTCCATTTGCCGTCATCATACACGTGAAATATGTTGACGGATGCATTGAGTACATATCTGACAGACCTGCCATCCGGGGAAGCCTGTTTGTCGAGTGTTTCAATAACCGCTCCATGACTGACCACAACTACTTGCTCTCCTGCAATTGAAACAAGCCAGGATATAAACATTCAGATTGCAACTTTGTGTTACCCTTACTCTAAATTtgcattttgttgttgtggcgGAGTTAAACTTTAAGAGGCAAGCGACAACAGCAGATGAACTAAAAGTGCTCATTGGGAGTTCATACCATTCTATGACGTGTGTTAAATGTGTGACAAGGAAATAGTTGAACTGTAGTTTACTTAAGTACACCTCAAAATGGAAAGGGTATTGGATCATTCTGTTCGCAAACTAACTAAAACTTGATTGAAGAAAGATTTTGCAAATTCCCCAACAAAAGAGACATCCCTAACCATACCTTTGTGCTTATTGCCAATTCTCTGCAATGATGACGTGCAACGTTGATGAAGTTGATCGCGACTTTCTCCACCACCCTGCATGTGTAGAACAGTAGAATAACATTAAATTGTATTGCAATCTACTAGTATAGTACCATCCAAGCTTTTATGACAATGTCAAATCTTATATGTTCTGAGTCCTTTCTCTCCAAGGCCAAACTAGGGACTGGAGCATCAACCTTAGTCAGGTGCAAAGACAGGCAGTTCCAAGATTACAGAAATACAGTCCAAAATGTAGACCTCGACCTCTAATAGGCTAGCTGTCATGGGCAGACAATTCCATAATATTTCTCCATTGAGTACTTTTATGATGTGGCTATTAAACTTAGTTACAAAATTCAAAGTACTAACTTTGATAAAGCCTCAGGcctaaaatacaaaaagattgCTTACTGGAATCTCTTGGCATGTCTCATGAGATACAAAGGCCTGGTGAGCCTTAGGATTAAGTTTGGCAGTGTCGCCAAATACAAGGCCTTGAAGATCCCCTAAATGCCTTTCTCGTAAATCAACATCTGTTACAACCTGAAATTTAAACCAAGACTTTTATTTACATATGATGAATAGAAACATTCTCCCTTTTCCAAATTATGCATGGCTtcatgttaaaaaaataaattattttatccAATTCCCATTGTCAGTAACATTTATACAGATGAGTTGATTATCAAGACATTGACTCCAAGTTTTTACTTAACTATTACCAAAACACAGTAATGTATGTATACTATgcagctttcattttcacgtCTGTCAGTTATATGATTTAGAGCATCAAAGCACTTGCTGTAAGATATACATTATTCATTACTTCAATGAAAACTGGTATTATCAATTATGCAATCAGCTTTACTACATGCAACAGAGAGCAACAAAGTTACCAACCTTTAGCCCGCCGCACCTGGCTGCAATTATCTGCGCAGTTTCATAAGCTCTTGCTAAGTCAGAAGAATATACAAGGGAGATCTTGGGCTCCTTGGATAACCTATCACCCAACTTCGGGAGTAAAAGCCAAATTTTCAGACATTATTGACCAAAGGACAAAAGACTCAAAACCTTCATGTGTCCCTCAAACAGCaagtatatatacaatttGTAACTTACTAGAGCTGCTTGCTGCCTCCCAGCATCATTTAATTCAACATCCAGTTGCCCCTGTTCAAAATAAATGCATTGACTCAACTTTTAAATTTAGTTGTTTCAAAAAACAAGGATAAATTGCACTGATGATCCAGGAACTTTACTCGTATGTCATCCTGGGCATAACGCATCAGAAATGAACACATACCAGTAACCTAGCCTTTTCTAAGGGGCACTTTGGTAGCATATTGGAACcacgaaaaaaaagaagaaaaaaggagtgCTTAAGATGGCTTTTTATGGGAAATATTTTTGACTGCTATGGCAACCCAAGCTTGGTGGCTCCTGTGGCATCCACCCCCAAAACTGGGCATTGCACCAATGAGTGCAttgtttttgtcttttaaacaagaaaaatgtaGCATCTGCCATGGGCAccaaaaacatatttaaacGATGATAAAAAACATATGTTAATATAATGACGTTGATGTAGAACAAATGGCAGAatggattgaagaagaaatggaCCGAAGAATGGAAAAAGGTCGCAGCTAGAATTTACAGATTTGGCGTCAGAGCTCCGAATGGATCATATGATGCCTTTCCGGAAAGGAAACGACGTCACAAGTCAAACTCATACCTATGCTGTGACTTAAGGTGGATTTTGGGCATTCGAGGACATTTGAGCTTCGAAAACagcatttaattattttagttaattttacacttttcgtttatttccattttgctGATGTTTGGTTTTCAATAACCTCCCTGGGGTAATCCTAGGGTCGAGCTAATGTATTGAAGCAACCTTTATGTGTTGCCTAAGATTATTATGCTTTTAATCAAAACTCTTGAGACTTTTCTTATTCGCTGGTGGATTCCAGACTCTGGTTTCTTCTAGGCTTACGTTTGTAAACACTGATCGCTTGTGCTGCGTCAGACGTGATCACGTAGTGTGGCAAATGTTGATTGGGGGTAAAGAACAACATTATGTTCCCACAAAAACATTTCTGATAAAATATGCAGAGTGTATACATGGAATTAGTTGCAGTCTTAcaaaccctttttttaataaatgattACTTGCATTTGCATAACACGTTCGATATAATCACAGACAAAATAGGCTGTGGAATATAGACTTAGAACATAACATTTGAGATTGTGAAATCAGCTAACTTCAAAAATATTAGCATCTCTACTCATcaaacaagtaacaaaaacCAAGTTCGCCAacacggataatcgcataagATGCATAACATTAGAAAACTTACCAAAAGATGCCTAGATTTAAACAAAAGGATCAAACTTTTTAAAGGTTGAAGTGAGAAAAAGGACCTGGATTCTTCTATCAGCGTTCCAGGCCGTTTCACCGTGACGCAGTACTATGATCTCCGCGTAATCCGAGCCAACACTGCTGCATTGAGttcaccagaaaaaaaaaaaagaataaaaatttcaatttcaattttattactttCCAGCAATCGTGGGATTCGATCATTGATATACAAACACTAATCGAGGAACTATGCGATTGGAACGAAACGGAGAATTTAGGTGCAAGGAGAATGAGAGTGAGATCGGACCTGGAATCGAACTCCGCCATGGACGACTCGGGCACTGATGACGTTGCCATGGATGACTCGGCCGCACTGCGTCAACGTTAAGCAGTGCGCTATGTGACGACTGACGAGGTTTAGTGAGAGACTGAGCATTTCACTAAATTTCAGGATCCAATTCCAAATAGAATAATCTGAATTTCTTCAGCAAAATAATGGAATCTAATCTTCGTCAAAAGAATGGAATCTGATTCGCTCTTGAATTGTAGGCTTACAATTTACTACTTCCCACCAATGCATGCCCGCCACTTGATGCATATAATTGGGCTCCAAATACTTTGGAAagtctttttaattttttggcccaaaaagcccaaaatatcATAACGATGAACGAAGAAATGAATTTGAGGTTTTGTATTTGCTTCCTGTCTCAcacaatatcgcttgtattaacaaaaatgaattTCGAAGCTTAAAACAGAAGGGACTACACTGAAAGTACACCACGTTTAATGTTAGCAAATGAATTGCAGATATGAGTTAGATCAATTGTCAAGTTAGCGTATCAGCAGCCTTGAATCCAAGTTAGATCCCCTTCATATTCATTAGAATAGTTTATAATatagttttataaaaataaacaaataaatgttAGCAAATGAATTGTTATTCTTATCTGGACCAGCGTAAAGAACAAAATGAACCTGATTTTGAAGCCCAACCTTTGAGGTTGATTTACATTTAGACAATAGTGGCCCAATGCATATGACTATCGGCCTCAGGCTAACCGTGACATGGAGGATTTTGGAGTCATTCTATAATGAAGGCTATAGCCTTTCTAAATTGAGGTCTTACTCATTAATCGTTGGATTatactaattaatttaattcaatagctaatcaatttaattcaaCGATTAAGAGATAGAACCTTACCTAAATGCCATATATATGACTTTCGTTATAGAATTCTTGTACTGAAGGTTTCATTGCTTATATGGCGAGgcatgatgaagatgaagtaCAAGTCCAACAACCCATGAACGATGAAACTtcctttttgccttttggcAAAGATGAGATGGAAATTTTGTTATCTAGAAACGTGGTACATGCATGTTTCACCTATAAAAGTAAAGTAAAAGTGAAACATTTGTAATGAAtattaatgattttttatttatttattaagaagGTGAAAAACTTCATTCAATAATCAATCAAGTACAAGAATTCTTTGCAAATCAGATGTCGTTTATGTGGCTCATTAAAATCTTGTTTTGAAAATTCGTAGTGGATGAAAATATagtcaaagaaaaagaataccACAACACAACTTCTTTCTTGAATATTAATGATTAAACATGTTTAAACAATACTAATGTCATTTTAACCTCACGAAAGtaagcattttcaattttctgatcgTTCTTGAAGCATAAGTAAGATAGAAGGCGATCAAATATATTTTACCATGAACTCTACATGCGCCTTGTGGAAGCACACGCATAAATAGGTCATTGTACCATCATTATCAGGCTATTAGTCTTCTATTAATCATTAAGAAACTGAAAACATTATAGATAATGGAATTTATTCGTAATGGATTAGGCACAGCTTTCCGAGAAAAGAGAATGGAATTTATTCGTAATTTTAAATGCGGTTACTTCCTAATTCACGTGCTGCTTGTGGCATCTTTCAACAAAAGGCATCAATACAAATCATGCAATGGAGCCCGAAGACTTGAAAAGCGATTAAAGTAAGTCTTCATGAATTTTATGACATGATGTTCGACCCGCATCAACTTGTACAAAAAAGACCAAAACTAAAAGCATATAACAAGGACCAACTTGCACAATAATATAAGGGCAAGTTAGACCGTGGTTTTTGGAAGCTAACGTAGCATCTTTGCTTCGAAGGTCATGAGGTAGACAACAAAGTACATAAACAACAATCAATGCTTCTCCGTTAGGTCGCGGAGCTAAAATTGTAGAGTTGGGGgttgaaatataaaataaaagtatatCAAACATCTAAGTATTCAAAAATTATATGTAAAAGCTAAATATTTCTAACTAAATCAtgtctaatttattttaaaggcATCAAAAATCCGAGAGGTTAGAGCCACTTCTGGTCTAGGGTTGTTCTGTCATTGTGACATTCAAAAGGTGTTATCACTTTATTCATATTATAACCGATGTATGTAGTTACTAACATTATATCCTAGTTCCATAACATATCAGTTATGACGTAGGAACACCACGCActtaaaattgtaattaatccACGTCCAACTTAATGAAGAGCAATACAAAAAAAAGACTTTGACCAAACGGTCCAAACCAGTTCTAGCCGCCTAGGATTACCTAGTTAAGACAGTCAGCCAGCCAGTATGCCCGCCTTGGCTGCTAGATATATCAATAATTAAAATACTATTTGGGTTCTTGCTATAAATAGCATAACTGATCTGGGTATGCTTCACAAACAGCCTTCACAAATCTCAAGTTGTCAACTATATTCATCTATCTAAGCGACCAAATTGATACACTGATATTACCAAAAGAAATATCAATTTCAACAAGGTTTATCTTTAATTTGAACCAGAAGAATGTCGACTGGTTTGACAAAGAGAAGGATGGTGACAGTGCTAAGCATTGATGGAGGTGGCATTAGAGGCATAATTCCCAGCACCCTCTTGGCCTTCCTTGAATCCAAGCTTCAGGTACCTACTGAATGCACCAATTATATCATACATTATATCTATATACTTGCTTCACCTTTTATATTTGCTTATAATTCAGTGTTAATTATGATCTGTGCATGGGATAGGAATTGGATGGGCCAAATGCAAGAATTGCAGATTATTTCGACATAATTGCCGGAACAAGCACCGGTGGTCTTGTCACCACCATGCTTACAGCTCCCAACAAGGACAACCGACCCATGTATGAAGCAAAGGACATCAACAAATTCTATCTGGATAACACCCCTAAGATTTTCCCTCAAAATAGGTCAGTGATCTAAAACAACTTATTAAATTGAGAGAAAACGATTGTTTGGTATCGAGCATCAATCTACGGTACGTACTTTCCAATACTGTAGagtaatattgaaaaaaaaaagaaaaaaattcacaacaaAATTTGTGTGGAACATGCAGTCGAAACAACTTCTTGACATCAATAACAAGTATGGTTGGTGCGGTTATGGGGCCTAAATATGATGGGAAGTACTTGCGTACATTGGTAAATGGGTTGCTTGGTGATCTCACTCTCAAGCAGACTTTAACCACTGTGATTATTCCAACATTTGATATCAAGCACCTTCAGCCTGTGATCTTCTCAACCACCGATGTAAGTTAACGCCAAGGAATTTTACTCTTTCGTATACAATTTGGCATTGTTAGTGCTTATAATGTGTAGCTATAGTTAATTGTGTAATATTCTAAGATTGTAAATTTATGGTACAGGCGAAAGAAAGTGCTCTGAAAAATGCCAAGCTTTCGGATATCTGCATAAGCACCTCTGCTGCTCCTACTTTTCTCCCAGCACACTACTTCGAGGTCAATAGTGAGGGAAGGACCCGAACTTTTGATCTCATTGATGGCGGGGTTGCTGCAAACAATCCTGTAAGTAGTCTGTAACGTTTTCTTGCCCCATATCTAACATGTTTGACTCAATAAACTGTTATGCAATATAATATGTCTGACTGTTTGACAAAGCG
Proteins encoded in this region:
- the LOC109950249 gene encoding phosphoglycerate mutase-like protein 4 isoform X2 codes for the protein MATSSVPESSMAEFDSSVGSDYAEIIVLRHGETAWNADRRIQGQLDVELNDAGRQQAALLGDRLSKEPKISLVYSSDLARAYETAQIIAARCGGLKVVTDVDLRERHLGDLQGLVFGDTAKLNPKAHQAFVSHETCQEIPGGGESRDQLHQRCTSSLQRIGNKHKGEQVVVVSHGAVIETLDKQASPDGRSVRYVLNASVNIFHVYDDGKWTVKSWGDVSHLNQTGSLQSDFGRDEKSG
- the LOC109950249 gene encoding phosphoglycerate mutase-like protein 4 isoform X1, producing MATSSVPESSMAEFDSSSVGSDYAEIIVLRHGETAWNADRRIQGQLDVELNDAGRQQAALLGDRLSKEPKISLVYSSDLARAYETAQIIAARCGGLKVVTDVDLRERHLGDLQGLVFGDTAKLNPKAHQAFVSHETCQEIPGGGESRDQLHQRCTSSLQRIGNKHKGEQVVVVSHGAVIETLDKQASPDGRSVRYVLNASVNIFHVYDDGKWTVKSWGDVSHLNQTGSLQSDFGRDEKSG
- the LOC18769570 gene encoding patatin-like protein 3, which encodes MSTGLTKRRMVTVLSIDGGGIRGIIPSTLLAFLESKLQELDGPNARIADYFDIIAGTSTGGLVTTMLTAPNKDNRPMYEAKDINKFYLDNTPKIFPQNSRNNFLTSITSMVGAVMGPKYDGKYLRTLVNGLLGDLTLKQTLTTVIIPTFDIKHLQPVIFSTTDAKESALKNAKLSDICISTSAAPTFLPAHYFEVNSEGRTRTFDLIDGGVAANNPTMMAISHINREILKHDSEPMDASRLLVLSLGTGAAKFEGKYNAAMASKWGLISWMFDNGSTPLVDVFNDASSDMVDIHVSTLFQSTHAKDNYLRIQDDSLSGDEVSVDIATEKNLNRLVEIGNELLKKRVSRVNLDIGRYEEVEGEGTYEEALVDFAKRLSDAKKIGQNK